One window of the Chryseobacterium sp. CY350 genome contains the following:
- the fabG gene encoding 3-oxoacyl-[acyl-carrier-protein] reductase encodes MKLLEGKVALITGATRGIGKGIAEIFAQHGAKVAFTYAGSVEKAKELETALSSVTQIKGYQSDASDYDAAQKLVEEVMAEFGKIDILINNAGITKDNLLMRMSKDDWDTIIKVNLDSVFNLTKAVIKPMMKAKSGSIINMTSVVGVKGNAGQANYAASKAGVIGFTKSVALELGSRNIRCNAIAPGFIETEMTAALDEKTVQNWRDGIPLKRGGQPEDVANACVFFASEMSSYISGQVLNVDGGMLT; translated from the coding sequence ATGAAACTATTAGAAGGAAAAGTAGCGCTAATTACCGGAGCTACAAGAGGGATCGGAAAAGGAATTGCCGAAATTTTTGCTCAACACGGAGCTAAAGTGGCTTTCACATATGCCGGTTCTGTAGAAAAAGCAAAAGAATTAGAAACTGCTTTGAGTTCTGTAACGCAGATCAAAGGGTATCAGTCTGACGCGTCAGATTACGATGCAGCGCAAAAATTGGTAGAAGAAGTGATGGCCGAGTTTGGCAAAATTGATATTTTGATCAATAATGCAGGTATTACAAAAGATAACCTGCTGATGAGAATGTCTAAAGACGATTGGGATACGATCATTAAGGTTAATTTAGATTCTGTATTCAATCTTACTAAAGCCGTTATCAAGCCGATGATGAAAGCAAAATCCGGCTCTATTATCAACATGACTTCCGTGGTGGGTGTGAAAGGTAATGCAGGACAGGCAAATTATGCCGCTTCAAAAGCCGGAGTTATTGGTTTTACCAAATCTGTGGCGTTAGAATTAGGTTCAAGAAATATTCGTTGCAACGCAATTGCGCCAGGATTTATAGAAACTGAAATGACAGCCGCTCTGGATGAAAAAACAGTGCAAAACTGGAGAGACGGAATTCCGTTGAAAAGAGGCGGACAGCCGGAAGATGTTGCCAACGCGTGTGTTTTCTTCGCAAGCGAAATGTCTTCTTACATTTCCGGGCAGGTTCTGAATGTAGACGGAGGAATGCTTACTTAA
- a CDS encoding tetratricopeptide repeat protein encodes MKRSVYNQFQKVFLLIILFSGSFTFAQNNSLEQKKIDQLISQTNRLNLDGKTDEVLTSSRQIITLSESLKYEKGLSYGYYYLASYFYDNAKFRESVQNAKKSKQYKKYLTGDKTHSARISALLGGNYLLLELYTLSSKNYRESIDILNSKSKKNTTDSLTESAAFSNLSYLFQNINMPDSMYYYLKKEKSILKKIKFKDAYIENGCSCLGFGNYHLNQSKTDSALYYYNKSLEFFSGKKHPCKIESLIGLGNLYTYQKDYEKAHQYYNTALKSFEQNNFPDIQSELFKKISELYISQGNAAEAKKYNDLYLKVQNELDGRKKKERDYVLNEVMKEERDQHDAEVRETQIFTILIVAFFILVTFFIIYLLKKSKSKNQKALKITKQLRSEKAVQEKEKGLLKLQVNEAFDDVRKLAKENSPVFFTRFQEVYPHFTAKMLAINPKFKVSELTFASYIYLGFSTKEIADYTYKAVKTIENNRYNFRKKLEISPEKDLQIWLRNYIDSE; translated from the coding sequence ATGAAGAGATCTGTCTATAATCAATTTCAAAAGGTTTTTTTACTGATTATTTTATTTTCAGGCTCATTCACTTTTGCACAAAATAATTCTTTGGAGCAGAAAAAGATCGATCAGTTAATCTCACAGACCAACCGACTTAATCTTGATGGAAAAACTGATGAAGTCTTAACCTCATCAAGACAAATTATTACCCTTTCTGAGTCATTAAAATACGAAAAAGGCCTTTCCTACGGATATTATTATTTGGCATCTTATTTTTACGACAATGCAAAGTTTCGGGAGAGCGTACAAAATGCGAAAAAATCTAAGCAATACAAAAAATATCTTACTGGCGACAAAACCCATTCTGCGAGAATCTCAGCACTATTGGGAGGAAACTATCTTTTACTTGAATTATACACGTTGTCCTCTAAAAACTATCGTGAAAGCATTGATATTCTGAATAGTAAGTCAAAAAAAAACACGACAGATTCTCTGACGGAAAGCGCTGCCTTTTCTAATTTAAGTTATCTTTTTCAGAATATCAATATGCCGGATTCGATGTATTATTATCTTAAAAAAGAAAAATCTATTCTCAAAAAGATAAAATTTAAAGATGCATACATCGAAAACGGGTGCTCTTGCCTAGGTTTTGGGAATTACCACCTCAATCAAAGCAAGACCGATTCTGCACTGTATTACTATAATAAATCTTTAGAATTTTTCAGTGGAAAAAAACATCCGTGCAAAATTGAATCTCTTATAGGTTTGGGAAATCTTTATACCTATCAAAAAGATTATGAAAAAGCTCATCAATATTACAACACTGCACTGAAAAGCTTTGAACAAAATAATTTTCCTGATATACAGAGTGAGTTGTTTAAGAAGATATCAGAACTCTATATTTCGCAAGGTAACGCGGCAGAAGCAAAAAAATACAACGATCTATACCTCAAAGTGCAAAATGAGCTCGATGGCCGTAAGAAAAAAGAGCGCGACTATGTTCTGAATGAGGTGATGAAAGAAGAAAGAGATCAGCACGATGCAGAGGTGAGAGAAACCCAGATCTTCACAATTCTGATTGTAGCTTTTTTTATTCTGGTCACTTTTTTCATTATTTATTTATTAAAAAAATCTAAATCTAAAAACCAGAAAGCACTGAAAATCACAAAACAGTTGCGTTCTGAAAAAGCAGTACAGGAAAAAGAAAAAGGACTTCTAAAACTTCAGGTAAATGAAGCTTTTGATGACGTGCGAAAACTTGCCAAAGAAAATAGCCCTGTGTTTTTTACAAGATTTCAGGAAGTTTATCCGCATTTTACAGCAAAAATGTTAGCGATCAATCCGAAATTTAAAGTGTCTGAACTCACTTTTGCTTCGTATATATATTTAGGATTTAGTACAAAAGAAATTGCAGATTACACTTATAAAGCGGTAAAAACGATAGAAAACAACCGATATAATTTCCGCAAAAAACTTGAGATATCACCTGAAAAAGATCTTCAGATCTGGCTTAGAAATTATATTGATTCTGAATAA
- the rsmI gene encoding 16S rRNA (cytidine(1402)-2'-O)-methyltransferase, which produces MSGILYFVPTPVGNLEDMTFRAIKVLKEVDYILCEDTRTSGVLLKHYEISKPLKSYHLHNEHTATEKVIADLQGGQNIAIITDAGTPGISDPGYLLAKAGSDNHIEMICLPGATALIPALVVSGLPNNEFLFAGFLPPKKGRQTKLKQLAEEKKTIVLYESPHKINTTLEQIKEFFGEDTRASLSREISKKFEETKRGTIDELIEFSKSKTLKGEIVLIVNNSGK; this is translated from the coding sequence TTGAGTGGAATCCTATACTTCGTTCCCACACCCGTCGGGAACCTTGAAGACATGACTTTCAGAGCGATAAAAGTGCTGAAAGAAGTCGATTATATTTTGTGTGAAGACACAAGAACTTCCGGAGTGCTGCTGAAGCATTACGAAATTTCAAAACCCTTAAAGTCTTATCATTTACATAACGAGCACACGGCGACAGAAAAGGTGATTGCAGATCTTCAAGGCGGTCAGAATATCGCCATCATTACAGATGCCGGAACTCCCGGAATTTCAGATCCTGGCTACTTATTGGCAAAAGCAGGCTCTGATAATCATATTGAAATGATTTGCCTTCCGGGTGCAACCGCATTGATTCCGGCTTTGGTGGTCTCAGGTTTACCCAATAACGAATTTCTGTTTGCAGGTTTTCTCCCTCCAAAAAAAGGAAGACAAACAAAGCTGAAGCAATTGGCTGAAGAAAAAAAGACGATTGTTCTGTATGAGAGTCCGCACAAAATCAATACAACTTTAGAGCAGATCAAGGAGTTTTTTGGAGAAGATACAAGGGCGAGCCTGAGCCGTGAAATTTCAAAAAAATTCGAAGAAACAAAAAGAGGTACAATCGATGAATTAATTGAATTTTCTAAAAGCAAAACTCTAAAAGGAGAGATCGTTTTGATCGTGAATAATTCGGGAAAGTAA